Proteins encoded by one window of Lates calcarifer isolate ASB-BC8 linkage group LG5, TLL_Latcal_v3, whole genome shotgun sequence:
- the pou4f2 gene encoding POU domain, class 4, transcription factor 2: MMMMSLNSKQPFAMAHTSLPEPKYSLHSSSSSTLTSNAPSSSCSSSRHSSTIISSSGSSSSEAMRRACLPTPPSNIFGGLDESLLARAEALAAVDIVSQTKSHHHPPHHSPFKPDATYHTMNTLPCTSSSSSSSSVPISHPSALAGHHHHHHHHHHHQPHQALEGDLLDHITPGLALGAMAGPDGSVVSTPAHPAHMAGMNHMHQAAINMAHAHGLPPHMGMNDVDADPRDLEAFAERFKQRRIKLGVTQADVGSALASLKIPGVGSLSQSTICRFESLTLSHNNMIALKPILQAWLEEAEKSHREKLNKPELFNGAEKKRKRTSIAAPEKRSLEAYFAIQPRPSSEKIAAIAEKLDLKKNVVRVWFCNQRQKQKRMKYSACV, from the exons atgatgatgatgtctcTGAACAGCAAGCAGCCTTTTGCCATGGCCCACACCAGCTTGCCCGAACCCAAGTACTCGTTGcattcctcctcatcatccacTCTGACTTCCAATGCACCTTCATCCTCCTGCTCGTCCTCCCGACACAGCAGCaccatcatcagcagcagcggcagcagcagctcggAGGCGATGCGCCGAGCCTGTCTCCCAACCCCACCG AGCAATATATTCGGAGGCTTGGATGAGAGTTTGTTGGCCCGGGCTGAAGCTCTAGCGGCGGTGGATATAGTCTCGCAGACCAAGAGCCACCATCACCCTCCACATCACAGTCCCTTCAAGCCGGACGCAACCTACCACACCATGAACACTCTCCCCTGCacctcgtcttcctcctcctcttcctcggtGCCTATTTCTCATCCGTCCGCTTTGGCTggccaccaccatcaccaccaccatcaccaccaccaccagcctcaCCAGGCACTGGAGGGGGACCTGCTGGACCACATCACCCCGGGACTGGCACTAGGAGCCATGGCTGGGCCGGATGGCTCGGTGGTTTCCACGCCTGCGCACCCTGCCCACATGGCGGGCATGAACCACATGCACCAGGCAGCCATCAACATGGCTCATGCCCACGGGCTACCACCGCACATGGGCATGAACGACGTGGACGCCGATCCAAGGGACTTGGAAGCCTTCGCAGAGAGGTTTAAGCAGAGACGGATCAAACTCGGGGTTACCCAGGCGGATGTAGGGTCAGCTTTAGCCAGCCTGAAGATTCCTGGGGTGGGCTCCCTCAGCCAAAGCACCATATGCCGATTCGAGTCCCTCACGCTCTCTCACAACAACATGATTGCTTTGAAGCCCATCCTGCAAGCGTGGCTAGAAGAAGCCGAGAAATCACACAGGGAGAAACTTAATAAACCCGAGTTGTTCAACGGCGcggagaaaaagaggaagcgCACGTCGATAGCCGCACCAGAGAAGAGATCACTGGAGGCCTATTTTGCCATTCAGCCGCGTCCCTCCTCGGAGAAAATCGCAGCAATCGCGGAAAAGCTGGACCTCAAAAAGAACGTGGTTCGGGTCTGGTTTTGCAACCAGCGGCAGAAACAGAAACGAATGAAATACTCTGCATGCGTCTAA